From one Nematostella vectensis chromosome 7, jaNemVect1.1, whole genome shotgun sequence genomic stretch:
- the LOC125568224 gene encoding uncharacterized protein LOC125568224 isoform X1, producing MVFKRQACCCPNHEAWCGSKPSDVEQRSLRKANRVEKVFLELDDKGKKGWSRSICTYCRQRVDLELGNKRMKTSHESCRDETASSSSVFFQPETSETSAALEPFQDIEETSALGQILPSSVDAVRLMKASTKQRDIELKDIERCIEVEDT from the exons ATGGTGTTCAAAAGGCAGGCATGTTGCTGCCCTAACCACGAGGCTTGGTGTGGCAGTAAGCCTTCAGATGTGGAACAGAGGTCCCTGAGAAAGGCGAACAGAGTAGAGAAAGTTTTCTTGGAGCTAGATGACAAAGGCAAAAAGGGCTGGTCTAGAAGCATTTGTACATACTGCCGACAGCGAGTCGATTTGGAGCTTGGAAACAAACGCATGAAAACTTCACACGAG AGCTGTAGAGATGAAACTGCCTCAAGTTCCAGCGTGTTTTTCCAACCGGAAACCTCTGAGACCAGCGCCGCGTTAGAACCATTCCAG GACATTGAGGAAACCTCTGCACTAGGGCAAATTTTGCCGTCATCAGTTGATGCTGTACGACTCATGAAAGCATCAACTAAACAAAGGGACATAGAACTAAAGGACATAGAACGATGCATTGAAGTAGAAGATACATAG
- the LOC125568224 gene encoding uncharacterized protein LOC125568224 isoform X2, which produces MVFKRQACCCPNHEAWCGSKPSDVEQRSLRKANRVEKVFLELDDKGKKGWSRSICTYCRQRVDLELGNKRMKTSHEDIEETSALGQILPSSVDAVRLMKASTKQRDIELKDIERCIEVEDT; this is translated from the exons ATGGTGTTCAAAAGGCAGGCATGTTGCTGCCCTAACCACGAGGCTTGGTGTGGCAGTAAGCCTTCAGATGTGGAACAGAGGTCCCTGAGAAAGGCGAACAGAGTAGAGAAAGTTTTCTTGGAGCTAGATGACAAAGGCAAAAAGGGCTGGTCTAGAAGCATTTGTACATACTGCCGACAGCGAGTCGATTTGGAGCTTGGAAACAAACGCATGAAAACTTCACACGAG GACATTGAGGAAACCTCTGCACTAGGGCAAATTTTGCCGTCATCAGTTGATGCTGTACGACTCATGAAAGCATCAACTAAACAAAGGGACATAGAACTAAAGGACATAGAACGATGCATTGAAGTAGAAGATACATAG